One Pseudonocardia abyssalis DNA segment encodes these proteins:
- a CDS encoding MerR family transcriptional regulator yields the protein MRIGEVSDRVGLSLRTIRHWGEIGLVVPSDRSPGGFRFYSEADVAKLELVKALRPLELSLDQIRELVETMDAAAVAADPDEVGPIAARLAMYRALAESRVETLRAQIQGLERLSREMRTIEGDARHRAR from the coding sequence ATGCGGATCGGCGAGGTCTCCGATCGGGTCGGACTGTCCTTGCGCACCATCCGGCACTGGGGTGAGATCGGCTTGGTCGTGCCGTCGGACCGGTCACCGGGCGGGTTCCGGTTCTACTCCGAGGCGGATGTGGCCAAGCTCGAGCTGGTCAAGGCGCTACGGCCGCTCGAACTCTCGCTCGACCAGATCAGGGAGCTGGTGGAGACGATGGATGCGGCCGCCGTTGCGGCAGACCCGGACGAGGTCGGTCCCATCGCCGCGCGGCTGGCCATGTACCGGGCACTCGCGGAGAGCCGGGTGGAGACCCTGCGGGCCCAGATACAGGGTCTCGAACGCCTGAGCCGTGAAATGCGCACCATCGAGGGCGACGCTCGACACCGCGCCCGCTGA
- a CDS encoding SulP family inorganic anion transporter, with translation MPARPPWLRPSVLRVEAVSGLVVALALIPEAIAFSIIAGVDPRVGLFASFTMAVTIAFVGGRPAMISAATGAIALVVAPLAREHGVDYLIAAVLLGGLIQIVLGLVGVARLMRFLPRSVMVGFVNALAILIFTSQLPYLMDVPWMVYALLAVGLVVLVGLPRLTRAVPGPLVAIALLTGFTVVAGVVVPTVGDQGALPDSLPVLGLPAVPFDLATLQLIAPYALTIALVGLIESLMTAKLVDDITDTHSDKTRESWGQGVANIVTGFFGGMGGCAMIGQTMINVKDGRARTRLSTFLAGVFVLVLVVALGEVVAVIPMAALVGVMIMVAVGTFDWHSIRPSTLRMMPLSETAVMVATVVVTVGTHNLAYGVAVGVLVAMVLFARRVAHVVEVTSVVDPDGSTKLYRVSGQLFFASSNDLVYQFAYGTDPENVVIDLSAAHVWDASTVAALDAIRTKYEARGTTLTVVGMNDGSRVRHDRMAGRLSGAH, from the coding sequence ATGCCTGCCAGGCCGCCCTGGCTGCGACCGTCCGTGCTGCGCGTGGAGGCCGTGTCCGGCCTCGTCGTCGCGCTCGCCCTGATCCCCGAGGCGATCGCGTTCTCGATCATCGCGGGTGTCGACCCGCGCGTCGGCTTGTTCGCGTCGTTCACCATGGCCGTGACGATCGCCTTCGTCGGCGGTCGGCCGGCGATGATCTCCGCTGCCACCGGTGCCATCGCGCTCGTCGTTGCGCCGCTCGCCCGCGAGCACGGCGTGGATTACCTGATCGCCGCCGTCCTGCTGGGCGGTCTGATCCAGATCGTCCTGGGTCTGGTCGGGGTCGCGCGGCTGATGCGGTTCCTGCCCCGCAGCGTGATGGTCGGCTTCGTCAACGCGCTGGCCATCCTGATCTTCACCTCCCAGCTGCCCTATCTCATGGACGTGCCGTGGATGGTGTACGCGCTCCTCGCGGTCGGTCTCGTGGTGCTGGTCGGGCTGCCCCGGCTGACCAGGGCTGTCCCCGGCCCGCTCGTGGCGATCGCGCTGCTCACCGGCTTCACCGTGGTGGCCGGCGTGGTGGTGCCGACCGTCGGTGACCAGGGCGCGCTGCCCGACAGCCTCCCCGTCCTCGGGCTGCCGGCCGTGCCGTTCGACCTGGCCACGCTGCAGCTCATCGCGCCCTACGCCCTGACCATCGCACTGGTTGGGCTGATCGAGTCGCTGATGACCGCCAAGCTCGTGGACGACATCACCGACACCCACTCCGACAAGACCCGCGAGTCCTGGGGGCAGGGCGTTGCCAACATCGTCACCGGCTTCTTCGGCGGCATGGGTGGCTGCGCCATGATCGGCCAGACCATGATCAACGTGAAGGACGGTCGTGCCCGCACGCGGCTCTCGACGTTCCTGGCCGGGGTGTTCGTCCTGGTTCTGGTCGTCGCGCTGGGCGAGGTCGTCGCGGTGATCCCGATGGCCGCGCTGGTCGGGGTCATGATCATGGTCGCGGTCGGGACGTTCGATTGGCACAGCATCCGGCCCTCGACCCTGAGAATGATGCCGCTGTCCGAGACCGCGGTGATGGTGGCGACCGTCGTGGTCACCGTCGGCACGCACAACCTCGCCTACGGCGTGGCGGTCGGGGTGCTCGTGGCGATGGTGCTGTTCGCCCGGCGGGTGGCCCACGTCGTGGAGGTGACATCGGTCGTCGATCCCGATGGCAGCACCAAGTTGTACCGGGTCAGCGGGCAGTTGTTCTTCGCCTCCAGCAACGACCTGGTCTACCAGTTCGCTTATGGGACCGACCCGGAGAACGTCGTCATCGATCTGTCGGCCGCCCATGTGTGGGACGCCTCGACGGTGGCCGCGCTCGACGCGATCCGGACGAAGTACGAAGCCCGTGGCACGACCCTGACGGTCGTCGGGATGAACGACGGTAGCCGGGTGCGGCACGACCGGATGGCCGGACGGCTCTCCGGCGCCCACTGA
- a CDS encoding MerR family transcriptional regulator, protein MRIGEASARTGLSIRTIRHYDHIGVVVPSGRSAGGFRQYSEGDMRRLELMKTLRPLDLSLDQVRELLEAIDLATSGEQGPGEDDSALTQLSVVRALAESRVESMRGQIVRLEQLARDLRMIERGEDRAALRRS, encoded by the coding sequence GTGAGGATCGGCGAGGCCTCGGCCAGGACCGGCCTGTCGATCCGGACGATCAGGCACTACGACCACATCGGCGTCGTCGTCCCGTCCGGGCGTTCGGCCGGCGGATTCCGGCAGTATTCCGAGGGTGACATGCGTCGACTCGAGCTCATGAAGACGCTGCGCCCGCTCGACCTGTCTCTCGATCAGGTGCGGGAGCTGCTGGAGGCGATCGACCTCGCAACCTCCGGTGAGCAGGGCCCCGGCGAGGACGACTCTGCACTGACGCAGCTGTCCGTCGTCCGTGCGCTCGCCGAGAGCAGGGTCGAGTCGATGCGTGGCCAGATCGTCCGGCTGGAGCAGCTCGCCCGCGATCTACGCATGATCGAACGCGGTGAGGACAGGGCGGCACTGCGTCGGAGTTGA
- a CDS encoding acyltransferase family protein, with the protein MPTRFGPTLDRAFDPRSNSVNALRLGLAGLVLFSHTLKLHGGFDPLGRLTDGDVDIGTMAVDGFFALSGFLIVGSYLNSPSTGRYLWRRCLRILPGFWVCLLVTAFVVLPIAQLLEFGTLEGFPLTGESSALSYLVNNSAMFIRQFEVNGLLGGEPVNGSLYTLFYEFLCYLGVAALGVAGLLRHRTWPLLVVAGLVWLFVVSQLITGGAIYEASDTLSIAVRFGSMFMAGAVLHRLAHRIPVGWVGGAVALALLAGAVVLAVLVGAEPQSTLVYVVVAPPAVAYLVLLLGSRTELRRIGARRDLSYGLYVYAWPVQILLIVAGAALWPVALYGVTSLVIALAVAWASWTWVESPALRLKSWSPRRT; encoded by the coding sequence GTGCCGACCCGCTTCGGTCCAACGCTCGACCGCGCGTTCGACCCGCGCTCGAACAGCGTTAACGCCCTGCGGCTCGGGCTGGCGGGTCTGGTGCTGTTCTCCCACACGTTGAAGTTGCATGGGGGATTCGATCCGCTCGGTCGCCTCACCGACGGCGACGTGGACATCGGCACGATGGCCGTCGACGGCTTCTTCGCCCTCTCCGGTTTCCTGATCGTCGGCAGCTACCTGAACTCGCCGTCCACCGGCCGATACCTGTGGCGGCGCTGCCTGCGCATCCTGCCGGGCTTCTGGGTCTGCCTGCTCGTCACGGCGTTCGTCGTGCTGCCGATCGCGCAACTCCTGGAGTTCGGCACCCTGGAGGGATTCCCGCTGACCGGCGAGTCATCCGCGTTGTCCTACCTGGTGAACAACAGCGCCATGTTCATCCGCCAGTTCGAGGTCAACGGCCTGCTGGGTGGAGAACCGGTGAACGGCTCGCTCTACACCTTGTTCTACGAGTTCCTGTGCTACCTCGGCGTCGCGGCCCTCGGTGTGGCGGGGCTTCTGCGCCACCGCACCTGGCCGCTGCTGGTGGTGGCCGGCCTGGTCTGGCTCTTCGTGGTCTCGCAGCTGATCACCGGCGGTGCGATCTACGAAGCCAGCGACACGCTGAGCATCGCGGTGCGCTTCGGGTCGATGTTCATGGCCGGCGCGGTCCTCCACCGGCTCGCGCACCGCATCCCGGTCGGCTGGGTCGGTGGCGCGGTCGCCCTGGCCCTCCTGGCCGGCGCGGTCGTGCTCGCCGTCCTGGTCGGCGCTGAACCGCAGAGCACGCTCGTCTACGTCGTCGTGGCCCCGCCCGCGGTGGCCTACCTCGTCCTGCTGCTCGGTTCGCGCACCGAGCTGCGCCGGATCGGGGCCCGCCGCGACCTGTCCTACGGCCTCTACGTCTACGCCTGGCCGGTGCAGATCCTGCTGATCGTCGCCGGCGCGGCCCTCTGGCCGGTGGCCCTCTACGGGGTGACGTCATTGGTGATCGCCCTGGCCGTGGCCTGGGCGAGCTGGACATGGGTCGAGTCACCCGCGCTCCGGCTGAAGTCCTGGTCACCACGGCGGACCTGA